In Vicinamibacteria bacterium, the DNA window CAACCATCGCGGAGCTGGTCCGCCGCTACATCGAGACCCGAAGGCTCGCGCCCAACACGGCGCGAGAGTACCGGCGGACGCTCGCCAAGGACATCGAGCCCTCCGCGCTCGGCAGGATGAAGGCGAAGGACGCCGTGCAGGCCGACGTGCGTCTCTTCGTAAAGAGGCTGGCCGCTCGTGGCAAGCACCAAGCCGATCGCGCTTTCCAGCTCATACGCTTTGCACACAGGTGGGGCGCGGGTGAGGAGGTCGCCCCGCGGGTAATGCTCGTGGACCGGGATCCCACGGCGGGAGTGGACCGGCCGACTGTGAAGGGCGAGCGTGAGCGCCGCCGCTCCCTCATTAACGTGCGGGCCACGACGGACACCGAGGCCTTCGCCGAGGTCAAGAAGTTCTGGCTCGGCACCGAGACGATGAAGGCAGTCCCACGAGCCTACGTCCGCTTGCTATTGCTCCTCGGCCTGCGCCGCACTGAGGCTTCGCTGGCGAGCTGGGATGACATCCGCCTAGGTGGGGACGCGCCCGTGTGGCACATCGCCGCAGAGCACCGCAAGGTTAGAGTCACGCGCCGCGACCCCGAGCGGGATTCGTTAGACGTGCCGCTGCCCCCGTTGGCCGTGAGGATCCTAGGTGAGCTACACGAGCTAGCCGCCCACGCGCCAAGGGTCTTCCCCCACCTACACCATCAGGCTGTGACCGAGAGTATGAGAGCCCACACGGGTATAGGTGACATCGCGCTCCACGACCTGAGACGTACGTGCGCGTCCGGCATCTTGCGCCTCGGCGGCCCGCCTCACATCCTGACGGATGTGCTCGGGCACC includes these proteins:
- a CDS encoding integrase arm-type DNA-binding domain-containing protein, with product MREVLTPALVARLPVAPGRTRTLYLDQHKDAPRGFGLRVTAAGERSYYLVKRAMGRKVWCRLGDAATLTLDKAREAARAKAGDLARDIDPTAVNRAVRKRAAEERAAAAREAEAPTIAELVRRYIETRRLAPNTAREYRRTLAKDIEPSALGRMKAKDAVQADVRLFVKRLAARGKHQADRAFQLIRFAHRWGAGEEVAPRVMLVDRDPTAGVDRPTVKGERERRRSLINVRATTDTEAFAEVKKFWLGTETMKAVPRAYVRLLLLLGLRRTEASLASWDDIRLGGDAPVWHIAAEHRKVRVTRRDPERDSLDVPLPPLAVRILGELHELAAHAPRVFPHLHHQAVTESMRAHTGIGDIALHDLRRTCASGILRLGGPPHILTDVLGHRQRGLADSDAVYLQGRRTEEYREWLRRWAERVEGLAGGAARVPLVRSKRRRG